A single genomic interval of Nitratidesulfovibrio sp. SRB-5 harbors:
- the arsA gene encoding arsenical pump-driving ATPase → MKGIIMFAPFDLGSIPLTKYLFFTGKGGVGKTSVACAVAVTLADQGKRILLISTDPASNLQDVFDTELDGHGVPIRGVDGLVVANLDPEEAAREYRESVVAPYRGKLPDSAIASMEEQLSGSCTLEIAAFDQFTTFLTNDAINREYDHIIFDTAPTGHTLRMLQLPSAWSSFISESTHGASCLGQLAGLEGKQQMYRHAVGALGDAAATTLVLVSRPDAAPLKEADRSSAELRELGIRNQILIINAVLENPTDAVSGKLHAKQQAALRDMPQQLAKIRTYAIPLVPYTILGLDAVRAFLSGTRPEQPAAMEHPERTRTLGDLVADLHATGKKVIFTMGKGGVGKTTIAASIALGLARKGAKVHLTSTDPASDLQTILKNPANITLSRIDEKEELDRYRKEVLDTAMQVMSKDDVAYIEEDLRSPCTQEIAVFRAFAEIVEKAGEEIVIIDTAPTGHTLLLLDATQSHHKEVQRTKGIIPPSVRNLLPRLRDPRQTEVVIVTLPEATPVFEAERLQADLRRAGIHTQWWVVNQCFSLLETDSPILRHRAAAEAGWINRVNALSAGHTATIPWMHDTPVTRLLDTL, encoded by the coding sequence ATGAAAGGGATCATCATGTTCGCGCCGTTCGACCTTGGCTCGATTCCGCTGACCAAATACCTGTTCTTCACCGGCAAGGGCGGCGTGGGAAAAACATCGGTCGCCTGCGCCGTTGCGGTAACGCTGGCCGATCAGGGGAAAAGAATCCTCCTCATCAGCACCGACCCGGCCTCCAACCTGCAAGACGTATTCGACACCGAACTCGACGGCCATGGCGTGCCGATACGGGGTGTCGACGGACTGGTGGTCGCCAACCTCGACCCGGAAGAAGCCGCGCGGGAATACCGGGAATCCGTCGTTGCGCCGTACAGGGGCAAACTGCCCGACAGCGCCATCGCCAGCATGGAAGAACAGCTCTCCGGCTCCTGCACCCTGGAGATAGCGGCGTTCGACCAGTTCACGACCTTTCTCACCAACGACGCCATCAACCGGGAATACGACCACATCATCTTCGACACCGCGCCGACAGGACATACCCTGCGCATGCTGCAACTGCCCTCGGCGTGGAGTTCCTTCATCAGCGAAAGCACGCACGGCGCATCCTGCCTGGGGCAGCTTGCCGGGCTGGAAGGCAAGCAGCAGATGTACCGTCACGCCGTGGGCGCCCTTGGCGATGCCGCCGCGACGACACTTGTTCTCGTCTCGCGGCCGGATGCCGCGCCGCTGAAAGAGGCGGACCGTTCCAGCGCGGAACTGCGCGAGCTGGGGATACGCAACCAGATACTCATCATCAACGCCGTTCTGGAAAACCCCACCGACGCAGTCTCGGGCAAGCTCCATGCGAAGCAGCAGGCCGCGCTGCGCGACATGCCGCAACAACTGGCGAAAATCCGCACCTACGCCATTCCGCTGGTGCCCTACACCATTCTCGGGCTGGACGCGGTGCGCGCCTTCCTCTCCGGCACGCGCCCGGAACAGCCCGCTGCCATGGAGCATCCGGAACGCACCCGAACGCTGGGCGACCTTGTCGCCGATCTGCATGCCACGGGAAAGAAGGTCATCTTCACCATGGGCAAGGGGGGCGTGGGCAAGACGACCATCGCCGCGTCCATCGCCCTGGGGCTGGCCCGGAAGGGGGCGAAGGTGCACCTTACGTCCACCGACCCGGCAAGCGACCTGCAAACCATCCTGAAGAATCCCGCAAACATCACCCTGAGCCGCATCGACGAGAAAGAGGAACTGGACAGATACCGCAAGGAGGTGCTGGACACGGCAATGCAGGTCATGAGCAAGGACGACGTCGCATACATCGAGGAAGACCTGCGCTCCCCCTGCACCCAGGAAATTGCCGTGTTCCGGGCTTTCGCTGAGATCGTGGAAAAGGCCGGCGAGGAAATCGTCATCATCGACACAGCTCCCACGGGCCATACGCTGCTTCTGCTGGACGCCACCCAGAGCCATCACAAGGAAGTGCAGCGGACCAAGGGCATCATCCCGCCTTCCGTGCGCAACCTTCTTCCCCGGCTGCGCGACCCTCGGCAAACGGAAGTCGTCATCGTCACGCTGCCCGAGGCCACCCCCGTATTCGAGGCAGAGAGGCTGCAAGCCGATCTGCGCCGCGCGGGCATTCACACCCAATGGTGGGTCGTCAACCAGTGCTTCTCGCTTCTTGAAACGGACAGCCCCATACTGCGCCACAGGGCTGCCGCCGAAGCAGGCTGGATCAACAGGGTCAACGCGCTGAGCGCGGGCCACACCGCCACCATTCCGTGGATGCACGACACCCCCGTCACCAGGCTGCTGGACACCCTGTAG
- the nikC gene encoding nickel ABC transporter permease subunit NikC: MTTSTGRTGLPSGPQPPTADAPFTVPVPATAPATVPDAAPDNTLPRQLLSRPTALAALALLCIIVSMAVFAPAFSPRAPDDVDITRKFEAPSLEEPLGTDHLGRSVLARLCHGTRVSLFAVGAILTCIVAVGLTAGCVAGYAGGRVDSLLMRACDVFMTFPTFILALFLVGVLGSGLTNVIIAVACTHWAWYARFARGLVLGLKQREYVLAARAAGTRPARLVLRHILPPVLAQLLVMAGLDVGHMLLHVSGLSFLGLGVRPPTPEWGVMIGDAREYIGAHPEQLLYPGLMIFVTVMAFNLLGDALRDALDPAAARDTERDAAYAAHGPDGTDGFDGPYEPDLLDDPDAVNAEGGEYDNPADFHGVRAGARGGAA; encoded by the coding sequence ATGACCACCAGCACCGGCCGCACCGGCCTGCCGTCCGGTCCGCAACCCCCCACCGCCGACGCGCCCTTCACCGTGCCTGTCCCCGCCACCGCCCCGGCCACCGTCCCGGACGCGGCCCCGGACAACACCCTGCCGCGCCAGTTGCTGTCTCGGCCCACGGCCCTGGCCGCGCTGGCCCTGCTGTGCATCATCGTGTCCATGGCCGTGTTCGCGCCCGCCTTCTCTCCCCGCGCCCCCGACGACGTGGACATCACCCGCAAGTTCGAGGCCCCCAGCCTGGAGGAACCCCTGGGCACCGACCACCTGGGCCGCAGCGTACTGGCCCGGCTGTGCCATGGCACGCGGGTTTCGCTGTTCGCCGTGGGGGCCATCCTGACCTGCATCGTGGCCGTGGGGCTGACGGCGGGGTGCGTGGCGGGCTACGCGGGGGGCCGGGTGGACAGCCTGCTCATGCGCGCCTGCGACGTGTTCATGACCTTTCCCACCTTCATCCTGGCGCTGTTTCTGGTGGGGGTGCTGGGTTCGGGGCTGACCAACGTGATCATCGCCGTGGCCTGCACCCACTGGGCCTGGTACGCGCGGTTCGCGCGCGGGCTGGTGCTGGGGCTGAAGCAGCGCGAATACGTGCTGGCCGCGCGTGCTGCGGGCACCCGCCCGGCGCGGCTGGTGTTGCGGCACATCCTGCCGCCGGTGCTGGCCCAGCTGCTGGTCATGGCCGGGCTGGACGTGGGCCACATGCTGCTGCACGTCTCCGGCCTGTCCTTCCTGGGTCTTGGGGTGCGCCCCCCGACGCCGGAATGGGGGGTCATGATCGGCGATGCGCGCGAATACATCGGCGCCCACCCGGAACAGCTGCTGTACCCCGGCCTGATGATCTTCGTGACGGTGATGGCCTTCAACCTGCTGGGCGACGCCCTGCGTGACGCGCTGGACCCTGCCGCAGCGCGCGACACGGAACGGGACGCGGCCTACGCGGCGCACGGCCCCGATGGGACTGACGGGTTTGACGGACCGTATGAGCCGGATCTGTTGGACGATCCGGATGCGGTGAACGCGGAAGGCGGCGAATACGACAACCCTGCGGATTTCCACGGCGTGCGCGCGGGTGCGCGCGGAGGGGCGGCATGA
- a CDS encoding CsgG/HfaB family protein, whose product MLKRLIPILAAALLVTGCATTERPKAERVEGAPAAVSPTVQQATAMDKKGVKRKVAIGRFTNETKYGQSFFLDKDSRDRLGKQAVDILSSKLVATEKFILIERADLDKIQKELGIGGAGEYRNMADYLILGSVTEFGRKDVGDVGVFSRTKRQVAFAKVHIRLVEVSTGQIIHSEEGSGEAYSEAGSVMGVGSRAGYDTTLNDKAIEAAITNVSSNIIENLLERPWKGYILAQESGQYLISGGKTQNIKAGDLFDVVAEGQKVRNPQTNMEITLPGKVVGRLRVAATLGDTPESEVSACALQEGSLVTWDASGDYGKLFIREVR is encoded by the coding sequence GTGTTGAAAAGGCTGATTCCCATACTGGCCGCGGCGCTCCTTGTGACGGGGTGCGCCACTACCGAGCGGCCCAAGGCGGAACGCGTGGAGGGGGCTCCGGCAGCGGTGAGCCCCACCGTGCAGCAGGCCACCGCCATGGACAAGAAAGGCGTGAAGCGGAAAGTCGCCATCGGCCGCTTTACCAACGAGACTAAGTACGGCCAGAGCTTCTTTCTGGACAAGGATTCGCGCGACCGCCTGGGCAAGCAGGCCGTGGACATCCTGTCCTCCAAGCTGGTGGCCACCGAAAAATTCATCCTCATCGAGCGGGCCGACCTGGACAAGATCCAGAAGGAACTGGGCATCGGCGGGGCGGGCGAATACCGCAACATGGCGGACTACCTGATTCTGGGTTCCGTCACCGAATTCGGGCGCAAGGACGTGGGCGACGTGGGCGTGTTCAGCCGCACCAAGCGCCAGGTGGCCTTCGCCAAGGTGCACATCCGCCTGGTGGAGGTTTCCACCGGTCAGATCATCCATTCCGAAGAAGGCAGCGGCGAAGCCTATTCCGAGGCGGGCAGCGTCATGGGCGTGGGCAGCCGCGCCGGGTACGACACCACGCTCAACGACAAGGCCATCGAGGCCGCCATCACCAACGTCTCGTCCAACATCATCGAAAACCTGCTGGAGCGCCCGTGGAAGGGCTACATCCTGGCCCAAGAGAGCGGGCAGTACCTGATTTCCGGCGGCAAGACCCAGAACATCAAGGCGGGCGATCTGTTCGATGTGGTGGCCGAGGGGCAGAAGGTACGCAACCCCCAGACCAACATGGAGATCACGCTACCCGGCAAGGTGGTGGGCAGACTGCGCGTGGCAGCCACGCTGGGCGACACGCCGGAGAGCGAAGTTTCCGCCTGCGCCCTGCAGGAAGGGTCGCTGGTCACGTGGGACGCCAGCGGCGACTACGGCAAACTCTTTATCCGCGAAGTACGCTAG
- a CDS encoding glycosyltransferase — protein MPATDAPLAKWMFLHLLHGLSQSGYAMAGANELLGELDKLPPQQQKARVLFGTGLLRQALLLNPLDAGLRGLVGQLGAMAAPSPAYAAWLKASAAVLDGQPQVPANEAFGRAWDLPADPDAVLAECRASAAPGDVFACLMRLWEMGTWEHAAAGIAHFLAFPAAPAGAGVLAHAAHAAGDVALRDELLGKALPCPLTILLRARMAEAADDLSSARSLYMEALDAEPALLFLVRHLAQMGRPEAPASVLEGRRIGVGFYTWNKLQVTLDTLASLLDSDIGGAHVALINNGSTAFPRDEFEAGVRAVAAGRQVELIQLPINIGAPAARNWLWHLDSMRDRDLFAFLDDDVLLPRTWLRSYVQDMDEMPGTVVVGPQGVNPGSLPTVQYVARYFEKTGKHLIRFTNNAPLVMDFGQYGQRRPCLSVMGCCHLLDKAACARLGVPDFDLRFSPSQVDDLEHDIQVWKAGGRVVYDGRVRVVHRQDAGRAAPLSEASWGHVWGNHYKMERKFTEQELASVDRATRAADVADLVTAYESVAAQLPSAARSYVGLCVRTLQAAAREGML, from the coding sequence ATGCCCGCCACCGACGCCCCCCTCGCCAAATGGATGTTCCTGCACCTGCTGCACGGCCTCAGCCAGTCCGGCTACGCCATGGCCGGGGCCAACGAGCTGCTGGGCGAACTGGACAAGCTGCCCCCGCAACAGCAGAAGGCGCGGGTGTTGTTCGGCACCGGGCTGCTGCGTCAGGCCCTGCTGCTGAACCCGCTGGACGCCGGGCTGCGCGGGCTGGTGGGGCAGCTTGGGGCCATGGCCGCGCCATCGCCCGCCTATGCCGCGTGGCTGAAGGCGTCCGCCGCCGTGCTGGACGGCCAGCCGCAGGTGCCCGCCAACGAGGCCTTCGGCAGGGCCTGGGACCTGCCCGCCGACCCGGACGCGGTGCTGGCCGAGTGCCGCGCATCCGCCGCCCCCGGCGACGTGTTCGCCTGCCTGATGCGCCTGTGGGAAATGGGCACGTGGGAGCATGCGGCGGCGGGCATCGCGCATTTTCTCGCATTCCCGGCGGCTCCGGCGGGCGCGGGCGTGCTGGCCCACGCCGCCCACGCGGCGGGCGATGTCGCCCTGCGCGACGAACTGCTGGGCAAGGCGCTGCCGTGTCCGTTGACGATTCTGCTGCGCGCCCGCATGGCCGAGGCCGCCGATGACCTTTCCTCGGCGCGCTCCCTGTACATGGAGGCGCTGGACGCCGAGCCCGCCCTGCTGTTCCTGGTGCGCCACCTGGCCCAGATGGGCAGGCCCGAGGCTCCGGCCTCGGTGCTGGAGGGGCGGCGCATCGGCGTGGGGTTCTACACCTGGAACAAGTTGCAGGTTACCCTGGATACCCTGGCCAGCCTGCTGGATTCGGACATTGGCGGGGCGCACGTGGCCCTCATCAACAACGGGTCCACGGCCTTCCCGCGTGACGAGTTCGAGGCGGGCGTGCGCGCGGTGGCCGCCGGGCGGCAGGTGGAACTGATCCAGCTGCCCATCAACATCGGCGCGCCCGCGGCCCGCAACTGGCTGTGGCACCTCGATTCCATGCGCGACAGGGATCTGTTTGCCTTTCTGGACGACGACGTGCTGCTGCCGCGCACCTGGCTGCGCAGCTACGTGCAGGACATGGACGAGATGCCCGGCACCGTGGTGGTGGGGCCGCAGGGGGTGAACCCCGGCAGTCTGCCCACGGTGCAGTATGTGGCCCGGTACTTCGAAAAGACCGGCAAGCACCTCATCCGGTTCACCAACAACGCCCCGCTGGTCATGGATTTCGGTCAGTACGGGCAGCGCCGCCCGTGCCTTTCGGTGATGGGCTGCTGCCACCTGCTGGACAAGGCGGCCTGCGCCCGGCTGGGCGTGCCCGACTTCGACCTGCGGTTCTCGCCCTCGCAGGTGGACGACCTGGAGCACGACATCCAGGTGTGGAAGGCGGGGGGCCGGGTGGTCTACGACGGCAGGGTACGCGTGGTGCACCGCCAGGATGCCGGGCGCGCCGCGCCGCTGTCCGAGGCCTCGTGGGGGCATGTGTGGGGCAACCACTACAAGATGGAACGCAAGTTCACCGAGCAGGAGTTGGCCAGCGTTGACCGGGCCACCCGCGCCGCCGACGTGGCAGACCTGGTCACGGCCTACGAGTCGGTGGCCGCGCAACTGCCCTCCGCCGCGCGGTCGTACGTGGGGCTGTGCGTGCGCACCCTTCAGGCGGCTGCGCGGGAAGGCATGCTGTAG
- a CDS encoding GNA1162 family protein: MNRLIAAALLLALALLGGCAHTAQQSTKAELFPLMYEQKPRSIVVLPPINESTAADAPTYYSTTIQEPLVYTGYYVLPYEVSSDILAHEGITDGHQLYELPLNTLKEYFGADAVLFTRIKKWDTSYAVVASHLTVAVECELKSTTTGEKMWNYSGTVVIDLTSHNTGGGLAGLLVQVMVTAMNTAMADYVPYAMQANAIALNAMPYGPYHPQHEQDTEFKVFVQNASDK, from the coding sequence ATGAATAGACTGATCGCCGCCGCGCTGTTGCTGGCGCTTGCCCTGCTGGGCGGCTGCGCCCACACCGCGCAGCAGTCCACCAAGGCGGAACTCTTTCCGCTAATGTACGAACAGAAGCCGCGCTCCATCGTGGTGCTGCCGCCCATCAACGAATCCACGGCGGCCGACGCGCCCACATACTACTCCACCACCATCCAGGAGCCGCTGGTGTACACCGGGTACTACGTGCTGCCGTACGAAGTATCGTCGGACATCCTGGCCCACGAGGGCATCACCGACGGCCACCAGTTGTACGAGTTGCCGCTGAACACCCTGAAGGAATACTTCGGGGCCGACGCGGTGCTGTTCACCCGCATCAAGAAGTGGGACACCTCGTACGCCGTGGTGGCCTCGCACCTGACCGTGGCCGTGGAATGCGAACTGAAGTCCACCACCACCGGCGAAAAAATGTGGAACTATTCCGGAACGGTGGTCATCGACCTGACCAGCCACAACACCGGTGGCGGCCTAGCAGGACTGCTGGTGCAGGTGATGGTCACGGCCATGAACACGGCCATGGCCGACTACGTGCCCTACGCCATGCAGGCCAACGCCATCGCCCTGAACGCCATGCCCTACGGGCCGTACCATCCGCAGCACGAGCAAGACACCGAGTTCAAGGTGTTCGTGCAGAACGCGTCTGACAAGTAG
- a CDS encoding ArsR/SmtB family transcription factor — MTLFEALSSGTRLELFRLLVRHAPEGLVAGDIARLLGISASNLSFHLKALVHAGLITMEKEGKFLRYRAEIPLMLNLIAYLTSECCSGNPEQCQNFRKASKVVPQVLPQMLPEDA; from the coding sequence GTGACGCTTTTCGAGGCGCTGTCCTCGGGCACGCGACTGGAGCTGTTCCGGTTGCTGGTCAGGCACGCCCCAGAGGGGCTTGTCGCCGGGGATATCGCAAGGCTGCTGGGCATATCCGCAAGCAACCTTTCCTTCCATCTCAAGGCTCTCGTGCACGCCGGGCTGATCACCATGGAGAAGGAAGGCAAGTTCCTGCGCTACCGCGCCGAAATCCCCCTCATGCTGAACCTGATCGCCTACCTGACCTCCGAGTGCTGTTCCGGAAATCCCGAGCAATGCCAAAACTTCCGCAAGGCGAGCAAGGTGGTGCCTCAGGTGCTGCCCCAGATGCTGCCGGAAGACGCATAG
- a CDS encoding ABC transporter ATP-binding protein, with protein sequence MNDITAWPGGSTPGPASVLEPALVVRGLELRRTARPGDAETGNSQRSGTGEATAPPAPPLVGPVDLAVERGQVVCLVGPSGCGKSLTCMSLLGMLPQGITRTAGTILVHGQAVDGQAVDGQAMHGQAVDGQAAYGAPPERLRLLRGRAAAYVLQNPASCFDPVFTIGAHFQETLAAHLPTAPGSSTRPDWRAAALAALREVGFDDARAILSHYPFQMSGGMLQRVMIALALVLDVPLLIADEPTTDLDLPSQARVLDLLDQVRRSRNMAILLVTHDLSVAARMADRMAVMRHGRVVEQGDVRELFAAPRHPYTRALLSAHHRLYGLCPPHGACAASLHPATTPAAAGRP encoded by the coding sequence ATGAACGACATCACGGCCTGGCCCGGCGGCTCCACGCCCGGCCCCGCTTCCGTGCTTGAGCCCGCACTGGTGGTACGCGGGCTGGAACTACGCCGCACCGCCCGTCCCGGCGATGCGGAAACCGGCAACAGCCAGCGTTCCGGCACCGGCGAGGCAACGGCCCCTCCCGCTCCCCCACTGGTCGGGCCTGTGGACCTTGCGGTGGAACGCGGCCAGGTGGTCTGCCTTGTTGGCCCCAGCGGCTGCGGAAAGTCGCTGACCTGCATGTCGCTGCTGGGCATGCTGCCGCAGGGCATAACCCGCACGGCGGGCACCATCCTCGTGCATGGGCAGGCCGTGGACGGACAGGCTGTGGACGGACAGGCCATGCACGGACAGGCGGTGGACGGGCAGGCCGCGTACGGCGCCCCGCCGGAACGGCTGCGCCTGCTGCGCGGGCGCGCGGCCGCCTACGTGCTGCAAAACCCGGCCAGTTGCTTCGACCCGGTGTTCACCATCGGCGCGCATTTCCAGGAAACCCTGGCCGCCCACCTGCCCACGGCACCCGGAAGCAGCACCCGCCCCGACTGGCGCGCGGCGGCCCTTGCCGCCCTGCGCGAGGTGGGGTTTGACGACGCGCGGGCCATCCTGAGCCACTACCCGTTCCAGATGAGCGGCGGCATGCTCCAGCGGGTGATGATCGCCCTGGCGCTGGTGCTGGACGTGCCCCTGCTCATCGCCGACGAGCCCACCACCGACCTCGACCTGCCCTCGCAGGCCCGCGTGCTGGACCTGCTGGACCAGGTGCGGCGCAGCCGCAACATGGCCATCCTGCTGGTGACCCACGACCTCAGCGTGGCGGCCCGCATGGCAGACCGCATGGCCGTCATGCGCCATGGCCGGGTGGTGGAACAGGGCGACGTGCGCGAACTGTTCGCCGCGCCGCGCCACCCGTACACCCGCGCCCTGCTGTCCGCCCACCATCGCCTGTACGGCCTGTGCCCGCCGCACGGGGCCTGCGCCGCGTCGCTCCATCCCGCCACAACTCCCGCCGCCGCAGGCCGCCCATGA
- a CDS encoding DUF4810 domain-containing protein has product MTRRPLRTVQLALLAAAVCILCTGCAKRADSMYCMDNYSSTLYACRKNPAQEQQDKHVKAMEDIVAKSEQRNLRVPPGIFAELGYVHLKAGQMAEARKYFEAENRLYPESKVFTTRLLTWADASSGTDGDKPASEATPKGAPMDSKGGVITPADAVTDAPMLPAGEGAAHE; this is encoded by the coding sequence ATGACCCGACGCCCCCTGCGGACCGTGCAACTGGCGCTGCTGGCCGCCGCCGTGTGCATCCTGTGCACCGGCTGCGCCAAACGCGCGGACTCCATGTACTGCATGGACAACTACTCCTCCACTCTTTACGCCTGCCGCAAGAACCCCGCGCAGGAACAGCAGGACAAGCATGTCAAGGCCATGGAGGACATCGTCGCCAAGTCGGAGCAGCGCAACCTGCGCGTGCCGCCCGGCATCTTCGCGGAACTTGGCTACGTCCACCTGAAGGCGGGCCAGATGGCCGAGGCACGGAAGTACTTCGAGGCGGAAAACCGGCTGTACCCGGAATCCAAGGTGTTCACCACCCGCCTCCTGACCTGGGCGGACGCCTCGTCCGGAACCGACGGCGATAAGCCCGCGTCCGAAGCCACCCCGAAGGGCGCGCCCATGGACAGCAAGGGGGGTGTCATCACCCCCGCCGACGCAGTGACCGACGCGCCCATGCTGCCCGCCGGGGAGGGGGCCGCCCATGAATAG
- a CDS encoding carbonic anhydrase, with protein sequence MRLRFLSALLLVVAMVGTALASSTGPGIGPDEALQRLKEGNARFVAETPTRQNLSAKRLATSQHGQTPYATILSCADSRAPVELIFDEGVGDLFVIRVAGNVAATDEVGTAEYGADHLNVPLLVVMGHTQCGAVTAVVQGAEVHGSIPMLVAPIVPAVTAVEKSNPKHDRAALVPKVIEANVWQAIDDTMRQSPIIRARVAAGKLKVVGAIYHIDDGKVEWLGEHPMQARLLNYTSGPAKAHR encoded by the coding sequence ATGCGTCTTCGCTTCCTGTCCGCCCTGCTTCTTGTGGTCGCCATGGTCGGCACGGCACTCGCCAGCAGTACGGGGCCAGGCATCGGCCCCGATGAAGCCCTGCAACGCCTGAAGGAAGGCAACGCCCGGTTCGTGGCCGAGACACCGACCAGGCAGAACCTGTCGGCCAAGCGCCTCGCCACTTCGCAACACGGCCAGACCCCGTACGCCACCATTCTTTCCTGCGCCGATTCGCGCGCACCCGTGGAACTTATCTTCGACGAAGGGGTCGGCGACCTGTTCGTCATCCGCGTGGCGGGCAATGTGGCCGCCACCGACGAGGTCGGCACCGCGGAATACGGCGCGGACCACCTCAACGTGCCGCTTCTGGTGGTGATGGGCCATACCCAGTGCGGGGCCGTTACCGCCGTGGTGCAGGGGGCCGAGGTGCACGGGTCCATCCCCATGCTGGTGGCCCCCATTGTCCCCGCCGTGACCGCCGTCGAAAAGTCCAACCCCAAGCACGACCGCGCGGCCCTTGTGCCCAAGGTCATCGAAGCCAATGTCTGGCAGGCCATCGACGACACCATGCGCCAAAGCCCCATCATTCGCGCCCGCGTTGCCGCGGGCAAGCTGAAGGTTGTCGGCGCCATCTACCACATTGACGACGGCAAGGTGGAATGGCTGGGCGAGCATCCCATGCAGGCCCGACTGCTGAACTACACCAGCGGTCCCGCCAAGGCCCACCGGTAG
- the arsD gene encoding arsenite efflux transporter metallochaperone ArsD, translated as MAKMSIYDPALCCATGICGPGVDPELLRVATMIGQLQAQGVECERFNLAQQPQQFIANPVVSAALERDGAEILPLTLVDGKVIKSRAYPTNEEFISWTGARKVLMPL; from the coding sequence ATGGCCAAAATGTCGATCTACGATCCTGCCCTGTGTTGCGCCACCGGCATATGCGGACCGGGCGTTGACCCGGAACTGTTGCGGGTGGCCACCATGATCGGCCAGTTGCAGGCACAGGGGGTGGAATGCGAGCGGTTCAACCTTGCGCAACAGCCGCAGCAGTTCATCGCAAACCCCGTGGTGAGCGCGGCCCTTGAACGGGACGGGGCGGAAATACTGCCGCTGACCCTCGTTGACGGCAAGGTGATCAAATCGCGCGCCTACCCCACCAACGAGGAATTCATCAGCTGGACCGGAGCCCGCAAGGTGCTCATGCCGCTGTAA
- a CDS encoding ABC transporter ATP-binding protein, with product MKDTAMHPDAVPAMPAAPSASSVTGTPGNDAPPLLELRGVTRSYRTGGWFAPRQERQVLRGVDLTVREGGCTGVVGPSGAGKSTLCRIALGLERPDDGMVRFMGRDVRHGLGKDRRHVQVVFQNSVNAVNPRLTVERIIGEPLENFTTLNRRQRRARAGELLEQVHLSPTLLDRLPHRLSGGQLQRVCIARALAPRPRLILLDEALSSLDMLVQARVLDLLTELRRATGTAYLFVTHDVRLVPLFCDEAAVLAEGRVAPVDMHASAQASAPQAPHRGGARHAAPHQAAPHQAVYDALHAAILPALPASAPR from the coding sequence ATGAAGGATACCGCCATGCATCCCGATGCTGTTCCCGCCATGCCCGCCGCGCCGTCCGCTTCTTCCGTGACGGGTACGCCCGGCAACGACGCCCCGCCCCTGCTGGAACTGCGCGGGGTCACCCGCAGCTACCGCACCGGCGGGTGGTTTGCCCCGCGCCAGGAGCGGCAGGTGCTGCGCGGGGTGGACCTGACCGTGCGCGAAGGCGGCTGCACCGGCGTTGTCGGCCCCAGCGGCGCGGGCAAGAGCACCCTGTGCCGCATCGCCCTGGGGCTGGAACGGCCCGACGACGGCATGGTGCGGTTTATGGGCCGGGATGTGCGCCACGGCCTCGGCAAGGACCGCCGCCACGTGCAGGTGGTCTTCCAGAATTCGGTGAACGCGGTGAATCCGCGCCTGACCGTGGAACGCATCATCGGCGAGCCGCTGGAAAACTTCACCACGCTGAACCGCCGCCAGCGCCGCGCCCGCGCCGGTGAACTGCTGGAACAGGTGCACCTTTCCCCCACCCTGCTGGACCGCCTGCCCCACCGCCTGAGCGGGGGGCAGTTGCAGCGGGTGTGCATCGCCCGCGCCCTGGCGCCCCGGCCCCGGCTGATCCTGCTGGATGAAGCCCTGAGCAGCCTGGACATGCTGGTGCAGGCCCGCGTGCTGGATCTGCTGACCGAGCTGCGCCGCGCCACGGGCACCGCCTACCTGTTCGTGACCCACGACGTGCGGCTGGTGCCGTTGTTCTGCGACGAGGCCGCCGTGCTTGCCGAAGGCCGGGTGGCCCCGGTGGACATGCACGCCAGCGCGCAGGCCAGCGCGCCGCAGGCCCCGCACCGGGGGGGCGCGCGGCACGCGGCCCCGCATCAGGCTGCCCCGCATCAGGCTGTGTATGACGCGCTCCATGCGGCCATTCTGCCCGCCCTGCCCGCAAGCGCGCCACGCTAG